A genome region from Rhodopseudomonas boonkerdii includes the following:
- a CDS encoding PepSY domain-containing protein yields the protein MQQTLRKAVLPMLAVGALVTAVPAMAADVYVPRAPRAAVAVPVMPVGPLTVEQAIQVAYRIGVVQVKNTHFDGDEWEIEGRDAYGKWIQVDVDARTGEVRNVDRSII from the coding sequence ATGCAACAGACCCTGCGAAAAGCCGTGCTGCCGATGCTGGCTGTGGGCGCCCTCGTCACCGCGGTGCCGGCCATGGCGGCCGATGTCTATGTGCCCCGCGCGCCGCGCGCGGCTGTCGCCGTGCCGGTGATGCCGGTCGGTCCGCTCACCGTCGAACAGGCGATCCAGGTCGCCTATCGCATCGGCGTGGTGCAGGTGAAGAACACCCATTTCGATGGGGATGAATGGGAGATCGAGGGCCGCGACGCCTATGGCAAGTGGATCCAGGTCGATGTGGATGCGCGCACCGGCGAGGTGCGCAATGTGGACCGCTCGATCATCTGA
- a CDS encoding adenylosuccinate synthetase, protein MRQVVLISGHICTGKSDLARRLKEEFAFHSIRTSDILREIADHRRLPNDRVSLQTLGDCLDAETNSRWVFEHVLRQVNLLPANRPIIVDSIRTGSQLEFFRTQRDFVVVHAHLYAPKAELERRFEEKNQRRPQGSNENYSNADLIKNEKDIEQFKRDADVRINTQRTDGKDTLVRVAARLGLYAPSDTRCVDVIVGGMYGSEGKGHVAAYLARNYDVLVRVGGPNAGHTVSSESGIYTYHQLPSGSRDTDAVLLLGPGMTIRVPDLLEEIKDCKITPDRLFIDPQAMIIEDFDIQAEASLKKKIASTGRGSGAAMARRILGRKPGEIRLAKDIPELEPYVGTTEPFRGSIVANLEKAYQSGNSILLEGTQGSGLSIFHGEHPYVTSRDTNVAGCLAEAGISPARVRRILMVVRPQPIRVGNPDTPGETSGTLKHEISFKEVAEQAHLDPDIVTEQEITSTTKRPRRVGWFEWDQFRKACVLNAPTDIVLTFADYIDVENQNARRFEQLSEDTIKFIEELERISQSPVSLINTRFSRDDERSIDLRSVIDRRNWKTSRTPRFI, encoded by the coding sequence ATGCGTCAAGTAGTTCTTATAAGCGGCCATATTTGTACTGGAAAATCGGACCTGGCACGCCGCCTAAAAGAAGAGTTCGCGTTTCACAGCATAAGAACAAGCGACATTCTGAGAGAAATTGCAGACCATCGGCGACTTCCAAATGACCGCGTATCGCTTCAGACGCTCGGCGATTGCCTTGATGCTGAAACAAATAGCAGATGGGTCTTTGAGCACGTTTTACGTCAAGTGAACTTGCTGCCTGCCAACCGCCCAATAATTGTTGATAGCATACGAACCGGAAGCCAACTCGAGTTCTTTCGGACCCAACGAGACTTCGTGGTGGTTCATGCCCATCTCTACGCACCGAAGGCAGAACTCGAAAGGCGCTTCGAGGAAAAAAACCAAAGGCGACCTCAGGGCTCCAACGAAAACTACTCAAATGCGGACTTGATTAAGAACGAAAAGGACATCGAGCAATTTAAAAGAGACGCTGATGTTAGAATAAATACTCAAAGGACCGACGGCAAAGATACACTTGTCCGCGTTGCCGCGCGCCTCGGTCTCTACGCCCCTTCGGACACCAGGTGCGTCGATGTTATAGTTGGAGGAATGTACGGAAGTGAGGGGAAGGGTCACGTTGCCGCCTACCTCGCTCGTAACTACGATGTCCTTGTACGCGTCGGAGGACCGAATGCTGGCCATACTGTTTCCAGCGAATCGGGCATCTACACGTACCATCAACTTCCTTCAGGAAGTCGCGACACAGACGCCGTACTACTACTTGGTCCGGGCATGACTATTCGCGTTCCAGACCTCCTTGAAGAAATCAAAGACTGCAAAATCACGCCGGATCGTCTCTTTATTGATCCTCAAGCTATGATTATTGAAGACTTCGATATTCAAGCTGAGGCTTCTCTAAAGAAAAAGATTGCATCGACCGGACGCGGGAGTGGCGCCGCAATGGCAAGACGAATTCTCGGCCGCAAGCCAGGTGAGATTCGTCTTGCGAAAGACATTCCTGAACTTGAGCCTTATGTTGGCACAACCGAGCCGTTCCGAGGTTCGATCGTCGCAAACCTAGAGAAGGCCTATCAAAGCGGAAACTCGATTCTACTGGAGGGGACACAAGGCAGCGGCCTAAGCATTTTTCACGGCGAACACCCGTACGTGACATCGCGCGACACTAACGTTGCGGGCTGCTTGGCTGAAGCAGGTATCTCTCCCGCTCGTGTTCGTCGCATCCTAATGGTCGTTCGACCGCAACCCATCCGTGTCGGGAATCCGGACACTCCTGGGGAAACGTCAGGTACCCTAAAACACGAAATATCTTTTAAGGAGGTCGCGGAGCAAGCCCACCTCGATCCCGATATCGTAACCGAGCAAGAAATCACATCGACAACCAAGCGCCCTCGCCGTGTCGGCTGGTTCGAATGGGATCAGTTTCGAAAAGCATGCGTTCTCAACGCGCCTACTGATATTGTCCTCACATTTGCGGACTATATTGACGTCGAAAATCAGAATGCTCGACGTTTTGAACAGTTGAGCGAAGATACAATCAAGTTCATCGAAGAACTCGAACGAATCTCTCAATCCCCAGTATCTTTGATTAACACTCGCTTCTCTCGAGATGATGAACGATCAATCGATCTTAGAAGCGTAATTGATCGTAGAAATTGGAAGACATCGAGAACACCGCGTTTCATTTGA
- a CDS encoding AAA family ATPase encodes MKRLLLISGPIAAGKSAIAANLIEQHGFLSIRSGGYLKELAESKGIGSSRADLQVLGDELDAATDYRWLIDDIAAKIFEKNQQQDFWLFDSVRKHRQVLHFKNAYKKETLHVHLTAPESILKQRYEKRSDTGGEYSGATPYGLARIHPNEIASRSLIEIADFIFDVSQTPPEKTATEIIKNWNAGGV; translated from the coding sequence ATGAAGCGGCTATTGCTCATAAGTGGCCCAATCGCGGCAGGAAAGTCCGCGATCGCGGCTAACCTTATTGAGCAACACGGCTTTCTATCAATCCGTTCAGGTGGATACTTAAAAGAACTAGCGGAATCCAAAGGTATAGGATCGAGCAGAGCTGACCTACAGGTTCTTGGCGACGAACTCGACGCTGCAACTGACTATCGCTGGCTGATCGACGACATCGCCGCAAAGATATTTGAAAAGAATCAACAACAAGACTTTTGGCTATTTGATAGCGTTCGAAAACATCGACAAGTACTTCACTTCAAGAACGCTTACAAAAAAGAAACGCTGCACGTTCACCTCACGGCGCCAGAATCTATCTTGAAGCAAAGGTACGAAAAGCGGTCCGATACGGGCGGAGAATATTCCGGCGCAACACCTTACGGACTAGCAAGGATCCATCCTAATGAAATTGCATCTCGCAGCCTCATCGAGATTGCGGACTTTATTTTTGATGTCAGCCAAACGCCTCCCGAGAAGACGGCGACTGAGATCATAAAAAACTGGAATGCTGGGGGAGTTTGA
- the rpmB gene encoding 50S ribosomal protein L28 translates to MSRRCELTLKGPQVGHKVSHSNIKTKRRFLPNLVNVTFISDALGRGVRLRVSANAVKSVDHRGGFDAYLIAAKESELSAKAVLLKRAIEKKQAEAKAA, encoded by the coding sequence ATGTCCCGGCGTTGTGAACTGACACTGAAGGGCCCGCAGGTCGGCCACAAGGTGAGCCATTCGAACATCAAGACCAAGCGCCGGTTTCTGCCGAACCTGGTCAACGTGACCTTCATTTCCGACGCGCTCGGCCGCGGCGTGCGCCTGCGCGTCTCCGCCAATGCCGTGAAGTCGGTGGACCACCGCGGTGGTTTCGACGCGTACCTGATCGCGGCGAAGGAGAGCGAGCTCTCCGCCAAGGCCGTGCTGCTCAAGCGCGCCATCGAGAAGAAGCAGGCCGAAGCCAAGGCTGCCTGA
- a CDS encoding DUF3108 domain-containing protein, protein MAAGSAQPVFAQGKVEAKYEASLAGIPVGKGTWAIDIAEDQYSAAATGGTAGLLKAFSGGSGFGQAQGRVVAGQLSPTNYSATTTSARKSEAIKMLIALGYVKEYSIEPEPPDDPERIKVTDAHRRNVIDPMTGALLRVNGTGDLLAPDSCRTGTSIFDGRMRYDIKLDYKRMEQVKAEKGYHGPAIVCAVYFTPIAGYVPDRAAIKYLAAQRGMEAWLVPVAGTRVLVPYRVTIPTPLGQAMLEATEFVTTATPARAAAKTN, encoded by the coding sequence ATGGCGGCGGGCAGCGCGCAGCCGGTGTTCGCGCAGGGCAAGGTGGAAGCGAAGTATGAAGCCAGCCTCGCCGGCATTCCGGTGGGCAAGGGCACCTGGGCCATCGACATTGCCGAGGATCAGTACAGCGCGGCGGCGACCGGCGGGACCGCGGGTCTGCTGAAGGCGTTTTCCGGCGGCTCCGGTTTCGGCCAGGCGCAGGGCCGGGTGGTCGCGGGCCAGCTGTCGCCCACCAATTATTCCGCCACCACCACCTCGGCGCGGAAGTCCGAAGCGATCAAGATGCTGATCGCGCTGGGCTATGTGAAGGAATACTCCATCGAGCCGGAGCCGCCGGACGATCCCGAGCGCATCAAGGTCACCGATGCGCATCGCCGCAACGTGATCGATCCCATGACCGGCGCGCTGCTGCGCGTGAACGGCACCGGCGACTTGCTGGCGCCGGACAGCTGCCGCACCGGCACGTCGATCTTCGACGGCCGCATGCGCTATGACATCAAGCTCGACTACAAGCGGATGGAGCAGGTGAAGGCCGAGAAGGGCTATCACGGTCCGGCCATCGTCTGCGCCGTCTATTTCACGCCCATCGCCGGCTATGTGCCCGACCGCGCCGCCATCAAATATCTCGCCGCCCAGCGCGGCATGGAGGCGTGGCTGGTTCCCGTCGCCGGCACCCGCGTGCTGGTGCCCTATCGCGTGACGATCCCGACCCCGCTCGGCCAGGCCATGCTGGAAGCGACGGAATTCGTGACCACGGCGACGCCGGCCAGGGCGGCGGCGAAGACGAATTAG
- a CDS encoding helicase-related protein yields MAFSHSPLGSGRAPGAGVTAVLGPTNTGKTHLAIERMLAHPSGIIGLPLRLLAREVYNKILARTGPEAVALVTGEEKIKPAKPRYWVSTVEAMPRDLDVSFLAVDEIQIASDLERGHVFTDRILNRRGRDETLLLGAATMRPIVEKLLPGINIVTRPRLSTLEFAGDRKITRQPRRTAIVAFSADEVYAIAELIKRQHGGAAVVLGSLSPRTRNAQVAMFQNGEVDYLVATDAVGMGLNLDVDHVAFASDRKYDGYQFRRLTPSEFSQIAGRAGRATRNGTFGTTGRCEPFEPELVNQLQNHIFDPVKVLQWRNSKLDFASIAALQVSLAEPPLHEALTRAPIAEDLRVLDHVARDHEVRDIAQGKDAVETLWDACQIPDYRRIAPAAHAELVATIFNFLMKRGRIPDAWFGAQIAQADRTDGDIDTLSGRIAQIRTWTFVANRPDWLADAEHWQGISRELENKLSDALHERLTERFVDRRTSVLMRRLRENTMLNTEIGKTGEVVVEGHTIGRLDGFTFLPDAAEAGSDAKALQAAALKALAGEIDSRAEKLSNAPDDQFVLTSDGTLRWTGDAVAKLVAADDVLHPRLRIIADERLTGAPRDAVQARLDLWLKTHIEKLLAPLFELAKAEDVTGIARGIAFQLNEALGVLERQKIAAEMKDLDQPSRATLRKYGVRFGAYHIYFPNLLKPAARSLAALLWALKQDNVDMSALSSAQHLAGSGRTSFPVDKALGRDAYRVLGYRHAGERAVRVDILERLADLIRPALSWRENSPGEKPAGAYDGRSFTVTQAMTSLTGSAGEDFASILRALGYRMEKKPALPPAPPKPLAATTPIEAVTADATVEATADASASDAAPTAVPASEAAAAEPVVQAEATETATAEAAAPSSASLLPEVSPVASEPVVEAPAEATTEEAVQVEAAVAEAAPAATADAETPAAEAAAPAESEMVEVWRPGGRSDERRPPRHDRNRNHHRRDNNAAQGAAAAGQAEGTTNEGGRRDHRDRNGGGGRRDRDGDRGNKDFRRPRSDAPEGSPNREARGDKGGRPPRDRDQRFQGGKGKFGGDKGRDGGRDRDRGGATRPFASSASPRDRGGAMDPNSPFAKLAALKEQMGKE; encoded by the coding sequence ATGGCCTTTTCGCATTCCCCGCTCGGCTCCGGCCGGGCGCCCGGCGCCGGCGTCACCGCCGTCCTCGGTCCCACCAATACCGGCAAGACCCACCTCGCGATCGAGCGGATGCTGGCGCATCCCTCAGGAATCATTGGCCTTCCGCTGCGCCTCCTGGCCCGCGAAGTGTATAACAAGATCCTTGCCAGAACCGGCCCCGAAGCGGTCGCGCTGGTCACCGGCGAGGAGAAGATCAAGCCGGCCAAACCACGATATTGGGTATCCACCGTCGAGGCGATGCCACGAGATCTTGATGTTTCGTTCCTGGCCGTGGACGAAATCCAGATCGCATCCGACCTCGAACGCGGTCATGTTTTCACCGACCGGATTCTGAATCGCCGCGGCCGCGACGAAACCTTGTTGCTCGGCGCCGCCACGATGCGCCCGATCGTCGAGAAATTACTCCCTGGAATCAACATCGTAACCCGCCCGCGGCTGTCCACGCTGGAATTCGCCGGTGACCGCAAGATCACCCGCCAGCCGCGCCGCACCGCCATCGTCGCGTTTTCCGCCGATGAAGTTTACGCCATCGCCGAACTCATCAAACGCCAGCACGGCGGCGCCGCTGTCGTGCTCGGAAGTCTTTCTCCGCGCACGAGAAATGCCCAGGTGGCGATGTTCCAGAACGGCGAGGTGGACTACCTCGTCGCCACCGACGCGGTCGGAATGGGCCTCAATCTCGATGTCGATCACGTCGCTTTCGCCAGCGATCGCAAATATGACGGCTACCAATTCCGCCGCCTCACGCCGTCCGAATTTTCCCAGATCGCCGGCCGCGCCGGCCGTGCGACGCGGAACGGCACGTTCGGTACGACAGGACGCTGCGAGCCGTTCGAGCCCGAACTCGTCAATCAGCTGCAGAACCACATTTTCGACCCGGTGAAAGTGCTGCAATGGCGCAATTCCAAGCTGGATTTCGCTTCTATTGCAGCATTGCAGGTCTCGCTCGCCGAACCGCCGCTTCATGAGGCGCTGACGCGTGCGCCGATCGCGGAAGATCTGCGTGTGCTCGATCATGTCGCGCGCGATCATGAGGTGCGCGATATCGCGCAGGGTAAGGATGCCGTCGAGACATTGTGGGACGCCTGCCAGATTCCAGATTACCGCCGCATTGCGCCAGCCGCGCATGCGGAGCTGGTGGCGACGATTTTCAACTTTCTGATGAAGCGTGGCCGTATCCCCGATGCCTGGTTCGGCGCCCAAATCGCGCAGGCCGATCGAACGGATGGCGATATCGATACGTTGTCGGGCCGGATTGCGCAGATTCGCACCTGGACTTTTGTGGCAAATCGCCCCGATTGGCTCGCAGATGCCGAACATTGGCAGGGAATCTCCCGTGAATTGGAAAATAAACTGTCAGATGCCCTTCATGAGAGGCTTACAGAGCGTTTCGTTGATCGTCGTACCAGTGTATTGATGCGCCGCTTGCGGGAAAACACGATGCTGAATACTGAAATTGGTAAGACGGGCGAAGTTGTTGTCGAAGGCCATACCATTGGTCGGCTCGATGGTTTTACATTCTTGCCCGATGCGGCCGAGGCCGGCTCCGATGCGAAGGCCTTGCAGGCGGCAGCTCTCAAGGCGCTTGCCGGCGAGATCGATTCGCGCGCGGAGAAACTATCCAACGCGCCGGACGATCAGTTCGTTCTGACGTCGGACGGCACGCTGCGCTGGACCGGCGATGCCGTGGCGAAGCTGGTCGCTGCCGACGACGTTCTGCATCCGCGCCTGCGTATCATCGCTGATGAACGCCTCACCGGCGCTCCGCGCGACGCCGTGCAGGCCCGTCTCGATCTGTGGCTGAAGACCCATATCGAAAAGCTGCTCGCGCCGCTGTTTGAACTCGCGAAGGCCGAGGACGTCACAGGCATTGCCCGCGGCATTGCCTTCCAGCTGAATGAAGCGTTGGGCGTGCTCGAGCGGCAGAAGATCGCTGCCGAGATGAAGGATCTCGATCAGCCGTCGCGTGCGACGCTGCGCAAATATGGCGTGCGCTTCGGCGCCTATCACATCTACTTCCCGAACTTGCTGAAGCCGGCCGCTCGCTCGCTCGCTGCGCTGCTGTGGGCGCTGAAGCAGGACAATGTGGATATGTCCGCGCTGTCCAGCGCGCAACATCTCGCAGGCTCCGGGCGTACGTCGTTTCCGGTCGACAAGGCGCTTGGCCGCGATGCCTATCGTGTGCTCGGTTATCGTCATGCCGGCGAGCGCGCCGTGCGCGTCGATATTCTCGAACGCCTTGCCGATCTCATTCGTCCCGCTTTGTCATGGCGCGAGAATTCGCCGGGCGAGAAGCCGGCTGGCGCCTATGACGGCCGCAGCTTCACCGTTACGCAGGCGATGACCTCGCTCACGGGCTCGGCTGGAGAAGACTTTGCCTCGATCCTGCGTGCGCTCGGCTATCGCATGGAGAAGAAGCCGGCACTGCCACCAGCGCCGCCGAAGCCGCTCGCGGCAACGACGCCGATCGAAGCTGTGACCGCCGATGCAACGGTGGAAGCGACGGCGGATGCATCCGCGTCCGATGCCGCGCCGACTGCCGTGCCCGCGAGCGAGGCCGCCGCTGCAGAACCCGTCGTCCAGGCCGAAGCCACCGAGACGGCGACGGCCGAAGCGGCTGCTCCGTCGTCTGCGTCGCTGCTGCCGGAAGTCTCGCCTGTCGCCAGCGAGCCCGTTGTCGAAGCGCCTGCGGAAGCAACGACGGAAGAAGCTGTTCAGGTTGAAGCTGCGGTTGCCGAGGCTGCTCCTGCTGCGACTGCTGATGCGGAAACGCCGGCTGCTGAGGCTGCGGCGCCTGCAGAATCCGAGATGGTCGAAGTCTGGCGTCCGGGCGGTCGTTCTGACGAGCGTCGTCCGCCGCGACACGATCGCAACCGCAATCATCACCGCCGCGACAACAATGCGGCGCAGGGGGCGGCTGCCGCCGGTCAGGCTGAAGGCACGACCAATGAAGGCGGCCGCCGCGATCATCGCGATCGCAATGGCGGCGGTGGTCGTCGCGACCGCGACGGCGATCGTGGCAATAAGGATTTCCGTCGTCCGCGCAGTGATGCGCCGGAAGGCAGCCCGAACCGCGAGGCGCGGGGCGACAAGGGCGGCCGTCCGCCGCGCGATCGAGATCAGCGTTTCCAGGGTGGCAAGGGCAAGTTCGGTGGCGACAAGGGCCGCGACGGTGGTCGCGACCGTGATCGTGGCGGTGCCACGCGGCCGTTCGCATCAAGCGCCTCGCCGCGCGATCGCGGTGGCGCCATGGATCCGAATTCGCCTTTCGCCAAGCTCGCTGCCCTCAAGGAGCAGATGGGCAAGGAGTGA
- a CDS encoding RNA-binding S4 domain-containing protein, which yields MDRQRLDKWLWHARVVKARTSAAALVEGGQVRVNGGRQKSPGHGIKVGDVITVALDHAIRVMKVEGFSERRGDATSARVLYTDLQHPPE from the coding sequence TTGGACCGACAGCGTCTCGACAAGTGGCTGTGGCATGCGCGGGTCGTCAAAGCCCGCACGAGCGCCGCTGCACTGGTGGAAGGCGGTCAGGTCCGCGTCAATGGCGGGCGGCAGAAGTCGCCCGGCCACGGCATCAAGGTCGGCGATGTCATCACCGTCGCGCTCGATCATGCGATCCGGGTGATGAAGGTGGAAGGCTTTTCCGAGCGCCGAGGGGATGCAACGTCCGCCCGCGTGCTCTATACGGATTTGCAACATCCGCCGGAGTAG
- the fdxA gene encoding ferredoxin FdxA: MTYVVTDNCIKCKYTDCVEVCPVDCFYEGENMLVIHPDECIDCGVCEPECPADAIKPDTEGGIEKWLQINLEHAKKWPNITQKIDELPEAKEFDGQEGKYEKYFSAAPGKGD, encoded by the coding sequence ATGACCTACGTCGTCACCGACAACTGCATCAAGTGCAAGTACACCGACTGCGTCGAGGTGTGCCCCGTGGATTGCTTCTACGAGGGCGAGAACATGCTGGTCATCCATCCCGATGAATGCATTGACTGCGGCGTGTGCGAGCCCGAATGCCCGGCCGACGCGATCAAGCCCGATACCGAAGGTGGGATCGAGAAGTGGCTGCAGATCAATCTGGAACACGCCAAGAAGTGGCCGAACATTACCCAGAAGATCGATGAACTGCCGGAAGCCAAGGAGTTCGACGGTCAGGAAGGCAAGTACGAGAAGTACTTTTCGGCCGCTCCCGGCAAAGGTGACTAA
- a CDS encoding CarD family transcriptional regulator, with translation MPNKTAKPATEKPAVKAAAPKNAAAKPAAAKPSTEKTAVKLAAKPVTEKVHVEKASIEKSAAPKTTASAMKAAAAKEQAKAAAAEKPVAAKPVAPAPRVEEPKKAATQRQGFKTNEYVVYPAHGVGQIMAIDEQEIAGAKLELFVINFMKDKMTLRVPTAKVANVGMRKLSEPALVKKALETLKGRARIKRTMWSRRAQEYEAKINSGDIVAIAEVVRDLFRSESQPEQSYSERQLYEAALDRLSREIAVVQHVTETEAVKEIEGQLAKSPRRGAKAEDAEANADDADEGDEDVAEDEAA, from the coding sequence ATGCCGAACAAGACTGCCAAGCCTGCGACCGAGAAGCCCGCCGTCAAGGCGGCCGCTCCCAAGAATGCTGCCGCCAAGCCTGCTGCTGCCAAGCCTTCGACTGAAAAGACTGCCGTGAAGCTCGCCGCAAAGCCGGTGACTGAAAAGGTGCATGTCGAGAAGGCTTCCATCGAGAAGTCCGCTGCACCGAAGACCACCGCGTCGGCGATGAAGGCGGCTGCGGCCAAGGAGCAGGCGAAGGCTGCGGCGGCCGAGAAGCCGGTGGCCGCAAAGCCGGTAGCGCCGGCCCCGCGTGTCGAGGAGCCGAAGAAGGCGGCGACCCAGCGTCAGGGCTTCAAGACCAACGAGTATGTGGTCTATCCGGCCCATGGCGTCGGCCAGATCATGGCCATCGATGAGCAGGAAATCGCGGGCGCCAAGCTCGAACTGTTCGTCATCAATTTCATGAAGGACAAGATGACGCTGCGCGTTCCGACCGCGAAGGTCGCGAATGTCGGCATGCGTAAACTGTCCGAACCGGCGCTGGTGAAGAAGGCGCTCGAGACCCTGAAGGGGCGCGCACGCATCAAGCGCACCATGTGGTCGCGTCGTGCGCAGGAATATGAAGCGAAGATCAATTCGGGTGACATCGTTGCCATCGCCGAAGTCGTCCGCGATCTGTTCCGTTCGGAATCGCAACCCGAGCAGTCCTATAGCGAACGCCAGCTCTACGAGGCCGCTCTCGATCGCCTGTCGCGTGAGATCGCTGTGGTCCAGCATGTCACCGAGACCGAGGCGGTTAAGGAAATCGAAGGCCAGCTCGCCAAGAGCCCGCGTCGCGGCGCGAAGGCCGAGGATGCCGAGGCCAACGCAGACGACGCGGACGAAGGCGATGAGGATGTCGCCGAGGACGAAGCTGCATAA